The sequence below is a genomic window from Hydrogenobacter sp..
AGATTATAACACACAAAATCATAATCTCTACTATTCTACACCCTTAGGAGGAGGGTTTTATATAGGTTTTAACGCAAGCAGGAGACAAACTGATAACTCTTGGAGACCCCATAACAAATTCTGGACAAATCAGATAACCCTTCAGCCTTCCTACATGTTTCAGGACGGTAGTACATGGGAGAACTATATAAGTTACACTAAAGCTAACCTTGAGCTTCCGGGATCACTTGTAGTAAACCCAAGCAGGGGTATAGACCAGTGGTCAGAATTTAAAAGAACTGGACAAGTTCCAACAACCGCAGATCCTTGGAAAAATATGGGAAGGTATTCGGAAATATTCTTTCTTAGTTCTAAGCTTACAAAGAATTTTGGAAACCTTGAAATAATACCACTAATTTACCTAAATCACTGGCAACATTACCACCCTGTTACAGGAAAGATAAATGATGCAAATACATGGGTGTATGGCTTTGACTTTCAGGCAAACTACAGACACAGCTTAGGCACACTTACTGCTGGATTCACCTTAAGGCACGACGACCAGAATACGGACTATTTCAAATACAGGGATGTGAAGGTAGTACAAGGTAGGATATTGAGTACTCTTTCTGACAGAAGGGGTGACTTGCTTGAGAAGCAAAATCAAAAAACTACTTTGTCAGGCGTATTCCTTCAGGAATCTCTGCAAAGGGGCAGATGGATCATTGATGTTGGTGCGAGAGTTGATAGGGTAAAGTTTGACATATCAGGCTTTAAATGGGGAGATTACGACTTTGGTCTGGGAAACTACCGAAGCTGTCCTGATCCTTCCATAGACAACTGCCTTTCCTATTCAAGGGATAAAACTTACACAGCATTCAGTCCGAGAATAGGTATTGTGTACAAGCTCACATCCGTAGTGAATCTTTATGGGACAATATCAACTGGAGCAACTACTCCTTCAAGTTCCGAGCTATCCTCAAACCCAGACCTTAAACTTTCCAAAGTTATAAACTACGAAGTCGGGCTTAAGGCAAGGCACCAAAAATTTACCGTAGATACAGCCTTGTATCTAATGCGGGTAAAAGATGAAGTTGTGAGAGTTATACAACCTAACGGATACACACAATTTACCAATGCAGGTAAAACCGAGAAGAAAGGATTTGAGTTCTCGGGTTCTTATAAACTCTTTGAAGGGTTTGATGTAGGATTATCTTACGCTTACTCTGATTACAAATTTAAAGAGTTTTCCGAGCTTGTGGGAGGTAAAAATGTGAGCAGAAATGGTAACAGACTCCCTTACATACCAATTCATCAATACTCACTTTTTGTGAACTATACTCACCCATCCGGAATAAGAGCGAGGGTTCAAACTGATACTTGGGGTAGGTATTACATGGACAATGCTAACACTGAAAAATACGGGGGTTACGACTTTCTAACGAGTGTAAGCTTAGGTTATGTGAAAAGGAACTTTGACGTAGCGCTAATGGTAGACAACATCTTTAACAAGAAGTATGCGGTTGAAGTTACAAAGGATACCTCTGGCGTAAAAAGATACACCCCCGGATCACCAAGGACTTTTCTCGTAAGGGTAAGTTACAGCTTTTAAAGGAGGTATAAATATGCATGTAACTAAGGTGCATATAGCATTAAAGAGAAATAAAAGGGACATTTTTGGTATGCCTATATTAAGCTTTCTTTTTAAAAATAAGTATATGCTATTTTTCTATAGGCTATTTACACTTTTTCTCCTTATTTATTCTACACTTTATGGTTTTATAAATCCTACAAAGGGAAATCTTTTTACTAATGCGGTCTTCTGGTCCATCTTTTGGCCCTTCTTTATGACCGTTAGTCTTCCTACCCTTGGTAGTGTATTTTGTATGGTATGTCCTCATGGTTTTTTGGGCAAGTATATAACCAAACTTGGGCTTAAACTCAGACCTCCAAAATGGCTTGCAAACCCTTACATAGGACTCGTAGGTTCAAACATTCTGGTTTATTGGTTTGTACTTTATACCTTTCCGGGCTTTTTTAGAAATCCTTTTAATACAGCCATTTTCTTTTTATCTTTTACCTTTCTCTCCGTGCTATTTTTCTTCGTATTTAGGGGAATGGCATACTGCAAATATATATGTCCTATAGGTTCAGTTAACACTGCCTTTTCAAGGACATCCTTTACGTGGCTTTCCACATACGAGGAGGAATGTAAAAGCTGTAAAAAGCCTGAGTGTGCTTTAGCTTGCCCCTATGAGCTAAACCCATCCAAGTTTGACAAAAAGAACTCTATGACTTACTGTACCCTTTGCATGGAGTGTGCCAAGGCTTGCGATGCTGTGAGGTTTGAGGTAAGAGGTTGGGGAAGCTCTCTATACAAAGAGATAAGCAATCCCAAGTCTATAGAGATAGCGGTGTATATACTTCTCCTTGGGGTCATCACATTTACAATGAGATTTCATCACGGGCTTTCAAGGAGTGGGCTTGCAAACTACATGCCTTGGGTAGTTGTGGGCAAACATCTTCAGTCAGCTTTAGGTATTCCCAGCTGGGTTGATATTACAGGTCTTGTCGCGTTGCTTATGGCTGTTTCATTGGTTCTTTTGTTGTTTTACGTAAGCTTCAGGCTTGTAGCAAAAATAACTGAGAAAAGTTTTAAAGAGTGCACTCTTGTGCTTGGTTATGCCTTTGCACCTTTGATGATCGTGGGGGGTCTCTCTCATACCCTTGAATTTTTCTTTACCGAATACTATCACAATATAGTAAATGGCTTTTCTCAAGCTTTTGGTTTGGGAATTCATGGCGTAACGCTCGCTAAAAGAGGAGATATCTGGCTTAACTTATTTAAGATTTTTCCATTTGTAGCAGGTTTTTGGAGCCTTAACATCTTATGGAAAAGAGTAGTTATGTTCACAAAAGATAAGCGAAAATTGGTGTTTATCCTATCTGCTTCTTTACCATTGGTTTACCTCCTCCTATCACTGCTTACTATAATCGTAATGGTACTCTTTCCAGTACATCATGCTCACAAAATACACTGATATGAATAGGAAACTTAGCGCTTACGCCTTCTCCCTCCTTTTGCACATTTTATTTTTTAGCGCTTACGTTCTATTTTTCGGAAAGGCTGTTAAATACAAACATATAGTAGAAATAGACCTTAGTCTAACAGAGCAGAGCGCAAATAACGTGGAAAAACATCACACAGAAGAGAAAACACCTGTAAAGAGAGAATTTATACAAACTCATAAAAAAAGTACGGAACGCATACAAAATGCAGTGAATAAAAAAAGTGAAGGGAAATTGATGCAAAATTCTGAATCGTATGAGAGCTATAGGGAAGGCATTCAAGAAAGCAACAGTATATATGAAAAATCTGAGAATGCCTCAATATCAGGTGGAGTAGTTAAACAAAATGTGACTGAAAACGAAAAAAGAGGGGATGCTTCAGCTTTGGTACAGCAAAGCAAAGTTGCTGGAAATGAAAAACAAACTTCAGAAACTTACCTAAGAGAAAAACTTTCGGTAATTTCTTCTATAGTAAGGGAAAATATAAGTTATCCTCCTATAGCGCGCAGGATGGGATGGGAAGGTAAAGTTGTGATATGCTTTTTGTTGAAATCTGATGGTCAAGTGGAGAATATATATGTAGAAAAAAGCTCAGGCTACGAGATCTTAGACGCTAATGCTATAGATACCCTACAGAAGGTAGCTAAGTTATTTCCAAAACCTCCTGTGGACGTAATGATAAGGCTTCCAATAAATTACAGGCTTGAGTAATTTTAAAACCCCCGGGACGACCTACTTTCCCGTGCCGTTCGTCCGGCACAGTATCATCGGCGCTGGAGGGCTTAACTGCCGGGTTCGGAATGGAAACCGGGTGTTTCCCCTCCGCTATGGTCCCGAGGGAAACCTTAGCAACTCAATAGGTCTTCCTTCCTGTGGGTGTGCAAGTCAAACGGGCTATTAGTACAGCTCGGCTTCACCCCTTGCGGAGCTTCTACCTGCTGCCTATCAACCTGGTAGTCTTCCAGGGCCCTTCAGGGAGTCCTTATCTTGAGGTGGGCTTCGCGCTTAGATGCTTTCAGCGCTTATCCCGTAGCAGGATGGCTACCCGGCGCTACCTCTGGAGAGATAACCGGTACACCAGAGCCTGCCCCGTCCCGGTCCTCTCGTACTAAGGACGGACCCTCTCAAGACTCCTGCGCCCGCGGCGGATAGGGACCGAACTGTCTCGCGACGTTCTGAACCCAGCTCGCGTCCCCCTTTAATGGGCGAACAGCCCAACCCTTGGGACCTGCTTCAGCCCCAGGATGGGGGGAGCCGACATCGAGGTACCAAACCTCCCCGTCGATGTGGGCTCTCGGGGGAGATTAGCCTGTTCAACCTTGCTCTGGTTTCCCAGAGGGTTAGACTATATCTTCATCCCCACCTTTTTCGTGGGGAGCGCGGCGTGTTGGCTCTACCTTTTGGTAGAACCTTCGGGCAACGCGCCCTCAGTCGTTACAGGGTCAGGAGAGGTTTTGTATTTCATAAACTCAGGCACCCAAGGCTTTATTATGGACATAAGCCTCTCAGTTTCCTCTCTCGGAAAGTAAAGCACTGGGTAGCCCTTTTTCCATACTACCTTTGGCTTTAAACCAAAGTTTTTTTCCAAGGCTTCGGTCAGCCTTTGCAACTCCTCTTCTCCGTACTTTGGGAGGTATATGTAGGCCACCTTGTCTCTTCTGTAGTAGTGTCCGTCATCCATATACCAGACTGCCAGAGAAAGGGGAGCTTTTAGAAGCATACTTATTTTTTCTGGCACCCTTTTTTTGCCCTTCTCATCGTAGAAGAGCCTTCTTAACTTTCCCAGCAAAGGCATTGAGTGGCTCTGACACCTGTAGTAGGTGTAAGTTTTACGCCACTTTGGGTTATACCTTTCTATCCTTTTGGGTTTGTCCTGCATCAGGTTTTTCAGCTCTTCCCACTTCCAGAAGATGTAGTCTTTTTGTTTTTCAGAATGCTCAAGCTTTAGCCTTGCATTCTTCTTGCCTGTGGCTTGCAGGTAGCCATCACCCAAAAGGGTGCCTATGATTATTTCCCTTTGCCTTTTGCTCACCATCGTGCCTCTCCTGACTTCCCACGGGATTACCCCACGCCCTTTCTGGGCAGGAGGGCTCCCCCGTTATAAGCCGCGTTCTTGCCTCCCAGTTGCCTGGGAGCGGGACAACAAGCGTTATCCCCGGAGTAGCTTTTATCCGCTGATCACCGGCCCTTCCCCGAAGAACCGGTGGGTCACTAGGCCCGGCTTTCGCCTCTGCTCGGCCTGTCGGCCTCACAGTCAGGCACCCTTCTGCCCTTGTACTCTACGGCGGATTTCCGACCCGCCTGAGGGTACCTTTGGACGCCTCCGTTACCTTTTAGGAGGCAGCCGCCCCAGCTAAACTGCCCATCTGACACGGTCCCGGCGGAGGATAACTCCGCTCGGTTAGGGCCTCAGCCTGTCCAGGGTGGTATCTCACCGGCGCCTCCATCCCTCCCGGAGGAGGGACTTCACAGGCTCCCACCTATCCTGCGCAGGACAAGCCAAGGCTCAATGCCAGACTGCAGTGAAGCTTCACGGGGTCTTTCCGTCCTACCGCGGGTAGCCGGCATCTTGACCGGCATTACAATTTCGCCGGGACTCTCCTCGAGACAGCGCGGCACTCGTTGGGCCATTCATGCAGGTCGGAACTTCACCCTTTCCTACCTTTCGGCAGGGGGTAGACTATACCTTCATCCCACCAAGGACCTGTAGGAGGAAGTCCTTTGTATATTTTCTCTTGCCCGAAGGGTTCATACGATAGGCAAGCTCTATTATCTGGGGCAAGTGCTTTGGTGAAAGGTGAAGATTTGCTTTTATCATCTTGCAGATTTCTCTGAACTTCTCAAAGTCTTCAGCTTTTGCTCCCTGCAGTGGATACTTCTCAAAGTGCGGAATCACCTTCAGCGTCAGGTCTTTTATGTCCCTGACCTCATACTTGTAGGTATTGTCCGACCTTGAGAACCTTATACCACCGCAGGCAAAGTAGGCATGCACCTTTTTTAGAAGCTCCAAATCCCTTCTGTTCATTGATAAGGAAAAGGAGGCTCTGGTTTCTACGCCTACCTTCAACCTGTCTCTTAAGTTAAAGCTCACAGAAAAGCATCCTTCACCTTCCACAAGCCCAGTTATGTACCAAGGGTCAAGCATGACTTCCTCCATAGCCCTTTCTGCACCACCTTTCGGCGGGTGGGAGCCGGCGTCTTGCACGCTATAGGCGTGCCTCCCCTTTCGGGTCAGTCGTTACGGGGCTTCCTACCCCTCACGAGGCAGGAGCTTCCCTCGGGATTACCCCACGCCCTTTTTGGGCAGGAGGGCTTCCCCGATATGAGCCGGACACGGGCAAGTCTCCTTACCCGACAAGGAATTTCGCTCACCTTTATCTCTGGCTTTCGCCAGAGGGTGGACTGTATCTTACCACCGCCTCTAGGTCCCTTTTTACCTGAAGGAGCCTTTCTCTGTTTTGAGTGTTCATCTGCAGAGCTGTCTCCACTATATCAAGAAGACCTTCAGGCTTTAAATGTCTGCCCTCTTCAATCCACTGAACTATACGCCTGAACTTTATAAAATCCACGTTCTTTTTCGTCTTTAGAGGGTGCTCCGTGAAGAACTCGCATATCTTTTTCAGACAGCTCAACTTTCTTACCCTGTAGCACCATCTGTCGCCATTGTTTTTCCTCACTACACCGCATGAAAAGAAGCGCTTGAGGGCATACAGCACCTGTATATCTCTTTCGTGCTGGACCACCACAAACTCGGGCAGAACCTGATAGCCTACGCTCATCTCAGGGTGCTTATTGACCGATACATGAAAGCACCCTTCACCATCTACAAAGCCCACAACCCAGTCAGGAGACAGTTCCATATTGCTCCTCCAGGGAGGCGTGGCCTCCGCGTGCAGTCTCTGAGGAACCCCCTTTCGGGGTTTCCTGCGGATTGCCCAATCTCTGGCATTTTTACGGAAGGCTTTTACCTTCTCGTAGCCAGAGCTCTAAGGGCTTCCCCGCATACAGCGGAGTTCAGGCAGCTTTCGCTACCTTAGGACCGTCATAGTTACGGCCGGCGTTTACCCGGGCTTCGGTTTGGAGCTTGCACTCCTCCCCTTAACCTACGGGCACTGGCCAGGCTTCAGACCACATACAGCCCCTTACGGGTTTGCGTAGTCCTGTGTTTTTGATAAACAGTCGGCACCGCCCGGTCTCTGCGACCCACAGGAGCTTACGCCGCAAGGGCTTCACTCCCATGGGCCCCCCTTCTACCGAAGGTACGGGGGCAACTTGCCGAGTTCCTTGAGGAGAGTTCCCCCGACGCCTTAGGCTACTAACCCAGCCCACCTGTGTCGGTTTCCGGTAC
It includes:
- a CDS encoding TonB-dependent receptor, which translates into the protein MRRTVGMLGLVFLGSALAKEVQVEEVSVTATRTERKTEDVPASVSVIGKDKLDQKPMFNLYDALQGLPGVNITTRNQGYDTRLIIRGAGLKAPYGVREIMILLNGVPITDPDSLTRLDFVDTSLIERVEVVKGPNSTLWGVNSSGGVINVITRSPFEKKGGFIKLSVGDYNTQNHNLYYSTPLGGGFYIGFNASRRQTDNSWRPHNKFWTNQITLQPSYMFQDGSTWENYISYTKANLELPGSLVVNPSRGIDQWSEFKRTGQVPTTADPWKNMGRYSEIFFLSSKLTKNFGNLEIIPLIYLNHWQHYHPVTGKINDANTWVYGFDFQANYRHSLGTLTAGFTLRHDDQNTDYFKYRDVKVVQGRILSTLSDRRGDLLEKQNQKTTLSGVFLQESLQRGRWIIDVGARVDRVKFDISGFKWGDYDFGLGNYRSCPDPSIDNCLSYSRDKTYTAFSPRIGIVYKLTSVVNLYGTISTGATTPSSSELSSNPDLKLSKVINYEVGLKARHQKFTVDTALYLMRVKDEVVRVIQPNGYTQFTNAGKTEKKGFEFSGSYKLFEGFDVGLSYAYSDYKFKEFSELVGGKNVSRNGNRLPYIPIHQYSLFVNYTHPSGIRARVQTDTWGRYYMDNANTEKYGGYDFLTSVSLGYVKRNFDVALMVDNIFNKKYAVEVTKDTSGVKRYTPGSPRTFLVRVSYSF
- a CDS encoding 4Fe-4S binding protein, whose product is MHVTKVHIALKRNKRDIFGMPILSFLFKNKYMLFFYRLFTLFLLIYSTLYGFINPTKGNLFTNAVFWSIFWPFFMTVSLPTLGSVFCMVCPHGFLGKYITKLGLKLRPPKWLANPYIGLVGSNILVYWFVLYTFPGFFRNPFNTAIFFLSFTFLSVLFFFVFRGMAYCKYICPIGSVNTAFSRTSFTWLSTYEEECKSCKKPECALACPYELNPSKFDKKNSMTYCTLCMECAKACDAVRFEVRGWGSSLYKEISNPKSIEIAVYILLLGVITFTMRFHHGLSRSGLANYMPWVVVGKHLQSALGIPSWVDITGLVALLMAVSLVLLLFYVSFRLVAKITEKSFKECTLVLGYAFAPLMIVGGLSHTLEFFFTEYYHNIVNGFSQAFGLGIHGVTLAKRGDIWLNLFKIFPFVAGFWSLNILWKRVVMFTKDKRKLVFILSASLPLVYLLLSLLTIIVMVLFPVHHAHKIH
- a CDS encoding energy transducer TonB, whose product is MNRKLSAYAFSLLLHILFFSAYVLFFGKAVKYKHIVEIDLSLTEQSANNVEKHHTEEKTPVKREFIQTHKKSTERIQNAVNKKSEGKLMQNSESYESYREGIQESNSIYEKSENASISGGVVKQNVTENEKRGDASALVQQSKVAGNEKQTSETYLREKLSVISSIVRENISYPPIARRMGWEGKVVICFLLKSDGQVENIYVEKSSGYEILDANAIDTLQKVAKLFPKPPVDVMIRLPINYRLE